In the Juglans microcarpa x Juglans regia isolate MS1-56 chromosome 6D, Jm3101_v1.0, whole genome shotgun sequence genome, one interval contains:
- the LOC121235453 gene encoding triose phosphate/phosphate translocator, non-green plastid, chloroplastic-like, producing MQSTAFILSPSLPLPTKTRRPSNSTFYPRSFDPVRASSFSDPRDLSLSPNVSFSSPHMPRRSWSLSSSSPFKLRPWTSAPAPDSNPRTSSFEVRAASVPESAESSSTWKTLELGALFGLWYLFNIYFNIYNKQVLKVYPYPVTVTMVQLAVGTVLVSLMWGLNLYKRPKISGSQLAAILPLAVVHTLGNLFTNMSLGKVAVSFTHTIKAMEPFFSVVLSAMFLGEMPTAWVVASLMPIVGGVALASVTEASFNWAGFWSAMASNLSNQSRNVLSKKVMVNKEESLDNITLFSVITVMSFFLLSPVAIFMEGVKFTPAYLQSAGLNVKQVYTRSLLAALCFHAYQQVSYMILQRVSPVTHSVGNCVKRVVVIVSSVLVFKTAVSPINTLGTGIALAGVFLYSRVKRIKPKKA from the exons ATGCAGAGCACGGCGTTCATTCTCTCGCCCTCACTCCCTCTCCCCACGAAGACTCGCAGGCCTTCGAACTCGACCTTCTACCCTAGGTCATTCGACCCCGTGCGCGCCTCTTCCTTTTCGGATCCCCGcgatctctccctctcccccaaTGTTTCCTTCTCCTCTCCTCACATGCCTCGCCGATCCTGGTCTCTGTCCTCGTCGTCCCCGTTCAAGCTCAGGCCTTGGACCTCCGCCCCAGCGCCTGATTCCAATCCACGAACGAGTAGTTTCGAGGTTAGGGCTGCCTCGGTGCCCGAGAGCGCCGAGTCCAGCAGCACATGGAAGACGTTGGAGCTCGGAGCGTTGTTTGGCCTCTGGTACCTCTTCAACATCTACTTCAATATCTACAACAAGCAG GTTTTGAAGGTGTACCCATACCCTGTAACTGTCACCATGGTTCAGTTAGCCGTCGGTACTGTACTTGTTTCGCTCATGTGGGGTCTTAATCTCTATAAAAGGCCCAAAATTAGTGGTTCACAG CTTGCTGCTATACTGCCACTGGCAGTGGTGCACACGTTAGGGAACCTTTTCACGAATATGAGTCTTGGAAAAGTTGCAGTGTCATTCACTCACACGATCAAAGCTATGGAGCCCTTCTTCTCAGTTGTCCTCTCTGCTATGTTTCTTGGAGAG ATGCCCACTGCATGGGTGGTTGCTTCCCTTATGCCAATTGTTGGTGGAGTGGCACTGGCATCAGTCACAGAGGCCTCTTTTAACTG GGCTGGATTCTGGAGTGCAATGGCTTCCAATTTGTCAAACCAATCTCGTAATGTCCTTAGCAAAAAAGTCATGGTTAATAAAGAG GAATCTTTGGACAACATTACTCTCTTCTCAGTAATAACTGTAATGTCCTTTTTCTTGTTATCTCCTGTGGCTATCTTCATGGAAGGTGTCAAGTTTACTCCTGCATACCTCCAATCAGCT GGATTAAATGTTAAACAAGTATACACCAGGTCTCTTTTGGCTGCACTCTGCTTCCATGCCTATCAGCAG GTTTCCTACATGATATTGCAGAGGGTATCGCCTGTTACCCACTCTGTCGGAAATTGTGTGAAGCGAGTGGTGGTTATAGTTAGCTCTGTCCTCGTTTTCAAAACGGCCGTCTCTCCTATCAACACTCTTG GCACTGGAATTGCTCTTGCTGGAGTCTTCTTGTATTCCCGCGTGAAGCGCATTAAGCCAAAGAAAGCCTGA